A part of Deinococcus sp. QL22 genomic DNA contains:
- a CDS encoding recombinase family protein, giving the protein MTLVAYARVSTDDQTTALQLDALRKAGVGRIFEEQASRGRWDRPKSHAMLASLRAGDTVLVWKIDRLSRSLSDLVRIMELIDQRGAALKSLTEPIDTTTAVGKALMQMVGVFAELERANLKERTNAGIQAAKTNGVKFGRPQKLTDVQRVDIVRRVNAKELTAADAARLFQVGRATISRLLPSARGMGPS; this is encoded by the coding sequence ATGACTCTTGTTGCCTATGCCCGCGTCTCCACGGATGACCAGACTACGGCCCTGCAGCTGGATGCTTTAAGGAAGGCTGGTGTGGGGCGGATCTTTGAGGAGCAGGCCAGTAGGGGCCGCTGGGATCGCCCCAAATCACACGCGATGTTGGCCTCCCTCCGCGCAGGCGATACGGTCTTGGTCTGGAAAATAGACCGCCTGAGTCGTTCTTTGTCCGATTTGGTTCGCATCATGGAGCTGATTGACCAGCGGGGCGCAGCTTTGAAGTCTCTGACCGAACCGATCGACACAACCACCGCGGTGGGCAAAGCCCTGATGCAGATGGTTGGGGTGTTCGCGGAATTGGAGCGGGCGAACCTCAAGGAGCGCACCAACGCAGGAATTCAGGCGGCCAAGACCAACGGGGTCAAGTTCGGACGGCCCCAGAAGTTGACTGATGTACAACGGGTGGACATCGTTCGCCGGGTCAATGCCAAAGAACTCACGGCTGCCGACGCGGCCCGCCTCTTCCAAGTCGGCCGTGCCACCATCAGTCGTCTGCTCCCCAGCGCCCGGGGCATGGGTCCAAGCTGA